Proteins encoded within one genomic window of Nonomuraea gerenzanensis:
- a CDS encoding YciI family protein encodes MKYMLLINSPATETDAEMASFEEWMAYDKTVRESGVYVSGESLADLTTATTVQVSASGERTVTDGPFAETREVLGGFYVIDVPDLDVALDWAARCPGARGGGSVVVRPVAEF; translated from the coding sequence ATGAAGTACATGCTGCTGATCAACAGCCCCGCCACCGAGACCGACGCCGAGATGGCCTCGTTCGAGGAGTGGATGGCCTACGACAAGACCGTCAGGGAGTCGGGCGTCTACGTGTCGGGCGAGTCGCTCGCCGACCTCACCACCGCCACCACCGTCCAGGTCTCCGCGTCGGGCGAGCGCACCGTCACCGACGGGCCGTTCGCCGAGACGCGGGAGGTGCTCGGCGGCTTCTACGTCATCGACGTGCCCGACCTCGACGTCGCCCTCGACTGGGCGGCCCGCTGCCCGGGCGCGCGGGGCGGCGGCTCCGTCGTGGTCCGGCCGGTCGCCGAGTTCTGA
- a CDS encoding NAD(+)/NADH kinase, with the protein MGMVGTVGLVLHPQRDSKKAIETILRWAADKGATVLGLPEEVGRIDCTAVPVDATTLVERADLLVGLGGDGTMLRTMRLLAGRPTPILGVNLGRLGFLAEIDVDELPATLSAIDEHAYTIEPRMAIRSSVAGAEVTAFNDIALVRIPGDGLAAVSVTPSGSPFVRYSADAVIVATSTGSTAYSFSAGGPIVSPRVEAVLVVAAAAHSAFNRALVLPADEEVTLQVLPASGRLAVEVDGAVVGHLCPGDKVTVSAWPGAAKVVRLGTTFYERARRKLRVDGSAEVD; encoded by the coding sequence ATGGGCATGGTCGGGACGGTCGGGCTGGTACTGCATCCACAGCGCGACTCCAAGAAGGCGATAGAGACGATCCTGCGGTGGGCCGCCGACAAGGGCGCCACCGTGCTCGGCCTGCCCGAGGAGGTGGGCCGCATCGACTGCACCGCCGTCCCCGTGGACGCCACCACCCTGGTCGAACGGGCCGACCTGCTGGTCGGGCTCGGCGGCGACGGCACGATGCTGCGCACCATGCGGCTGCTCGCCGGCCGGCCGACCCCCATCCTGGGCGTGAACCTCGGCCGGCTCGGCTTCCTCGCCGAGATCGATGTGGACGAGCTGCCGGCGACGCTGTCGGCGATCGACGAGCACGCCTACACGATCGAGCCCAGGATGGCGATCCGCAGCTCGGTGGCGGGGGCGGAGGTGACGGCCTTCAACGACATCGCCCTCGTGCGGATCCCGGGCGACGGGCTCGCCGCCGTCTCCGTCACGCCGTCGGGGAGCCCGTTCGTGCGCTACTCCGCCGATGCCGTCATCGTGGCCACCTCCACGGGGTCCACGGCCTACAGCTTCTCGGCGGGTGGGCCCATCGTGTCGCCGCGGGTGGAGGCGGTGCTGGTGGTGGCCGCGGCGGCGCACTCCGCCTTCAACCGGGCGTTGGTGCTGCCCGCTGATGAGGAGGTGACGTTGCAGGTGTTGCCTGCCAGCGGGCGGTTGGCTGTGGAGGTGGATGGGGCTGTGGTGGGGCATCTGTGTCCGGGGGACAAGGTCACGGTGTCGGCTTGGCCTGGGGCGGCGAAGGTGGTGCGGCTGGGGACGACGTTCTATGAGCGGGCGCGGCGGAAGCTGCGGGTCGATGGGAGTGCTGAGGTCGACTGA
- a CDS encoding helix-turn-helix transcriptional regulator, translating into MRAPWPFTGRMSELASVAEALLVKGAVLAGPAGVGKSRLAAEAVREAEGVALARATVAASGIPLGAMAHLLPPGPPERDVSSRLPERNLLGWAAEAVARGCRTLLVDDAHLLDPVSAALVHHLAAGDRIKVLVTLRAGERAPDAVTALWKDGLLPRLDLAPLTPDETAAILAGALGGQVEPATASRLWRVSDGNALFLRELVLAGEAAGTLAEQHGVWRWHGEIPVTTRLRELIESRLGDIAAAERAALELIAYGEPLPLAALTPLAPEETLRRLEERQLAAVTAPDLSVRLAHPLYGEAIRAGCGALRTREVLRGLAGALEAAGPRTPEDLLRIAVWRLDSGTADDPAPLVRACHIARTVRDLELAARLGRAALAAGGGVAAGIPLATVLNYADRYDEAREVLAGLAGEPMDDQRLAEYQAVRALNLFWGSGREEEARAALTAARAMMSEVEARQGVLTVRSAIEHSTGRFADARATLGEIRAIGPMSLRVAAGVAGVEAFLLLGQGLGRRAMAVADEALAMIGEVPEGLPSITAAVAEAGAGASVLAGDLAAAERFAAIGYRIGEDYAGWDRTLVTSAARRAQVLRLRGRVTEAVRVCRQAVVRLRGRTLQAGMCLAELVHAYALAGDVPAMRGALRLVDELVLPGTHQTEFAFLLARPWTLAAEGDVKGAIEAALDAARAARGERTAPGRAREEQAEEERAEQGGGGWGAASVHPGYELFALHDVVRLGAGERVADRLGWLAQVVDGDLAPVLARHAQASTPAELEEASAALEELGLRLHAAEAAAQAAAGYRRAGLRRAQRAAETRAWALARRCGPVRTPALVGLAVPELTARQRQIAQLAASGLSNPDIAARLVLSRRTVANTLVQVYERTGVSSRAGLARLMDLFD; encoded by the coding sequence GTGCGCGCGCCGTGGCCCTTCACGGGCCGGATGTCCGAGCTGGCCTCGGTCGCCGAGGCTCTCCTGGTGAAGGGGGCCGTGCTCGCGGGGCCGGCGGGGGTGGGCAAGAGCCGGCTGGCCGCCGAGGCCGTGCGCGAGGCGGAGGGCGTGGCGCTCGCCAGGGCTACGGTCGCCGCCTCCGGCATCCCGCTGGGGGCGATGGCACACCTGCTGCCGCCCGGTCCGCCTGAGCGGGATGTCTCGTCCAGGCTGCCTGAGCGCAACCTGCTGGGCTGGGCGGCCGAGGCCGTCGCGCGTGGGTGCCGGACGCTGCTGGTGGACGACGCGCACCTGCTGGACCCGGTCTCGGCCGCGCTGGTGCACCACCTGGCCGCCGGCGACCGGATCAAGGTGCTGGTCACGTTGCGGGCCGGTGAGCGGGCGCCCGACGCGGTGACCGCGTTGTGGAAGGACGGGCTGCTCCCGCGCCTGGACCTGGCGCCGCTGACGCCGGACGAGACGGCCGCGATCCTGGCCGGCGCGCTGGGCGGGCAGGTGGAGCCGGCGACGGCCAGCCGGCTGTGGCGGGTCAGTGACGGCAACGCCTTGTTCCTGCGTGAGCTCGTCCTGGCAGGGGAGGCGGCCGGCACGCTCGCCGAGCAGCACGGCGTCTGGCGCTGGCACGGCGAGATCCCGGTGACGACGCGGCTGCGCGAGCTGATCGAGAGCCGCCTGGGCGACATCGCCGCCGCCGAACGCGCCGCGCTGGAGCTCATCGCGTACGGCGAGCCGCTCCCGCTGGCCGCCCTGACCCCGCTCGCCCCCGAGGAGACCCTGCGCCGCCTGGAGGAACGCCAGCTCGCCGCCGTCACAGCCCCCGACCTGTCGGTACGCCTGGCGCACCCCCTCTACGGCGAGGCGATCCGCGCGGGCTGCGGCGCCCTGCGCACCCGCGAGGTGCTGCGCGGCCTGGCCGGGGCGCTCGAAGCGGCCGGCCCGCGCACGCCGGAGGACCTGCTGCGCATCGCGGTCTGGCGGCTGGACAGCGGCACCGCCGACGACCCGGCGCCGCTCGTCAGGGCCTGCCACATCGCGCGGACCGTCCGCGACCTGGAGCTGGCCGCCCGGCTGGGGAGAGCCGCGCTGGCGGCCGGCGGCGGGGTCGCGGCCGGGATCCCCCTGGCGACCGTGCTGAACTACGCCGACCGTTACGACGAGGCCCGCGAGGTGCTGGCCGGGCTGGCGGGCGAGCCGATGGACGATCAGCGGCTGGCCGAGTACCAGGCGGTGCGGGCGCTCAACCTGTTCTGGGGGTCCGGGCGGGAGGAGGAGGCCAGGGCGGCGCTGACGGCGGCGCGGGCGATGATGAGCGAGGTGGAGGCACGGCAGGGGGTGCTGACCGTCAGGTCCGCCATCGAGCACTCCACCGGCCGGTTCGCCGACGCCCGGGCCACGCTCGGCGAGATCCGGGCGATCGGGCCGATGAGCCTCCGGGTGGCGGCCGGAGTGGCGGGGGTGGAGGCGTTCCTGCTGCTCGGGCAGGGGCTCGGGCGGCGGGCCATGGCGGTGGCGGACGAGGCGCTCGCGATGATCGGCGAGGTGCCCGAGGGGCTGCCCTCGATCACGGCGGCCGTGGCCGAGGCGGGGGCGGGCGCGTCCGTGCTGGCCGGGGATCTGGCGGCGGCCGAGCGGTTCGCCGCGATCGGGTACCGCATCGGTGAGGACTACGCGGGGTGGGATCGGACGCTGGTCACGTCCGCGGCTCGGCGGGCGCAGGTGCTGCGGCTGCGCGGCCGGGTCACCGAGGCCGTCCGGGTGTGCAGGCAGGCGGTGGTGCGGCTGCGGGGGCGTACGTTGCAGGCCGGGATGTGCCTGGCGGAGCTGGTGCACGCGTACGCGCTGGCCGGTGACGTGCCGGCGATGCGGGGGGCGTTGCGGCTGGTCGATGAGCTGGTGTTGCCCGGCACGCATCAGACGGAGTTCGCCTTCCTGCTGGCCCGGCCGTGGACGCTGGCCGCGGAGGGCGATGTCAAGGGAGCGATCGAGGCGGCCCTGGATGCGGCGCGGGCGGCCCGGGGAGAGCGCACCGCGCCGGGCCGGGCGAGGGAGGAACAGGCGGAGGAGGAGCGGGCTGAGCAGGGCGGGGGAGGATGGGGCGCCGCGTCCGTGCATCCCGGGTATGAGCTGTTCGCGTTGCACGACGTCGTCCGGCTGGGGGCGGGGGAGCGGGTGGCGGACCGGCTGGGATGGCTGGCGCAGGTCGTGGACGGGGACCTCGCGCCCGTCCTGGCCCGGCACGCCCAAGCGAGCACCCCCGCGGAGCTGGAGGAGGCGTCGGCCGCGCTGGAGGAGCTCGGGCTGAGGCTGCACGCCGCCGAGGCCGCCGCGCAGGCCGCCGCCGGGTACCGGCGCGCCGGGCTGCGCCGGGCGCAGCGGGCGGCCGAGACGCGGGCCTGGGCGTTGGCGCGCCGGTGCGGCCCGGTGCGGACGCCGGCGCTGGTCGGACTGGCCGTTCCCGAGCTGACGGCCAGGCAGCGGCAGATCGCCCAGCTTGCCGCCTCCGGGCTGAGCAATCCGGACATCGCCGCGCGGCTCGTGCTCTCCCGCCGCACGGTGGCCAACACGCTCGTCCAGGTCTACGAGAGGACGGGGGTCAGCAGCCGTGCCGGGCTCGCGCGGCTGATGGATCTCTTCGACTGA
- a CDS encoding cytochrome P450 — protein sequence MSRYGGDARKIERPGTGRSGSGRSGGEALGSEAPGRERPGCPVQRADDGTWQVSGHAAARAVLRSEATVQAGLGVETVEKLPAKVRRPVLYRDGPEHREDRRQTARFFTPRRVDERYRGLMAEVADRQLAKLRAAGEAQLSELSFGMAIEVASAIIGLTSSRPGIRERLERFFPEKYGKPGLTSLHGIYWTIRQNVNWLRVYLADVRPAIRDHRREPRDDLISHLLDDGCSSAEVLGECLTFAAAGMVTTREFICVAAWHLFTDDELRARYRAADEPGRLAVLHEIVRLEPVVSRLRRRTTAAIELPGADGPVTVPAGALVEVLVDAANTDPDAVGEEPLAVRPGRALGEGAGAAALAFGDGPHKCPGSGIAILETDVFLTRLLAMEGVRMAAAPRVTFNNDIGGYEIRGLVVAVS from the coding sequence GTGAGTCGGTACGGCGGCGACGCTCGGAAGATCGAGCGGCCCGGCACTGGACGGTCCGGCAGCGGGCGATCGGGCGGTGAGGCGCTCGGCAGTGAGGCGCCCGGCAGGGAGCGGCCGGGGTGCCCGGTCCAGCGGGCGGATGACGGCACCTGGCAGGTGAGCGGTCACGCGGCGGCCCGGGCCGTGTTGCGCAGCGAGGCCACCGTGCAGGCCGGGCTGGGGGTCGAGACGGTGGAGAAGCTGCCCGCCAAGGTCCGGCGGCCGGTGCTGTACCGGGACGGGCCGGAGCACCGCGAGGACCGGCGGCAGACGGCGCGGTTCTTCACGCCCCGCCGCGTCGACGAGCGGTATCGCGGGCTGATGGCGGAGGTCGCCGACCGGCAGCTGGCGAAGCTGCGGGCGGCGGGGGAGGCGCAGCTGTCCGAGCTGAGCTTCGGGATGGCGATCGAGGTGGCGAGCGCGATCATCGGGCTCACCTCCAGCCGGCCGGGCATCCGCGAGCGGCTGGAGCGCTTCTTCCCCGAGAAGTACGGCAAACCCGGCCTGACCAGCCTGCACGGCATCTACTGGACCATCCGCCAGAACGTCAACTGGCTGCGCGTCTACCTGGCCGACGTGCGCCCCGCCATCCGCGACCACCGCCGCGAGCCGCGCGACGACCTCATCTCGCACCTGCTGGACGACGGGTGCTCGTCGGCTGAGGTGCTGGGCGAGTGCCTGACGTTCGCGGCGGCCGGGATGGTGACCACACGGGAGTTCATCTGTGTGGCGGCGTGGCACCTGTTCACCGACGACGAGCTGAGGGCCCGGTACCGGGCGGCGGATGAGCCGGGGCGGCTGGCCGTCCTGCATGAGATCGTGCGGCTGGAGCCGGTGGTGAGCCGGCTGCGGCGGCGTACGACGGCCGCGATCGAGCTGCCCGGCGCCGACGGGCCCGTCACGGTGCCCGCAGGCGCGCTGGTCGAGGTGCTGGTGGACGCGGCCAACACCGACCCCGACGCCGTGGGCGAGGAGCCGCTGGCCGTGCGGCCCGGCCGGGCGCTGGGGGAGGGAGCGGGGGCGGCGGCGCTGGCGTTCGGTGACGGGCCGCACAAGTGCCCGGGGTCCGGGATCGCGATCCTTGAGACGGACGTCTTCCTGACCCGGCTCCTCGCCATGGAGGGGGTCAGGATGGCGGCGGCTCCCAGGGTGACCTTCAACAACGACATCGGGGGATACGAGATCCGGGGGCTAGTCGTCGCCGTCTCGTGA
- a CDS encoding ATP-binding protein: MASPDSHHVNGDDQTGGGDLVVRLPGMPSQVARARELVTAALGRDHPLYDDVVLLTSELATNAILHTKSGAGGSFTVTVARSATVVRVFVADGGSEEPPCVCRTSTQATSGRGLPLIEALSHRWGFVREAGATTVWFELMQERLPARVAV, translated from the coding sequence GTGGCATCGCCGGACTCGCACCACGTGAACGGGGACGATCAGACCGGCGGCGGTGATCTCGTGGTCCGGCTGCCGGGGATGCCGTCGCAGGTGGCCAGGGCGAGAGAGCTGGTCACCGCGGCGCTCGGCCGCGACCATCCGCTCTACGACGACGTGGTGCTGCTCACCAGCGAGCTGGCCACGAACGCGATCCTGCACACCAAGTCCGGCGCCGGAGGCTCGTTCACGGTGACCGTGGCGAGGTCGGCGACGGTGGTGCGGGTGTTCGTGGCCGACGGGGGGTCGGAGGAGCCGCCGTGCGTGTGCCGTACGAGCACGCAGGCGACCAGCGGACGGGGCCTGCCGCTGATCGAGGCGCTCAGCCACCGGTGGGGGTTCGTCAGGGAGGCCGGGGCGACGACGGTCTGGTTCGAGCTGATGCAGGAGCGCCTGCCCGCGCGGGTGGCCGTCTAG
- a CDS encoding adenylyltransferase/cytidyltransferase family protein, translated as MSSLEAVWTQPYERPGAAVVTGVFDILHVGHVRYLGAVAARGLPLVVGVEDDPRVRAWKGPSRPFNPSAERAEVLAALRFVTGVFIVTGPPEMHGPEDYIDLLAPMRPAALAHTAGDPHAGARATAAAILGAECWEMSAIPDRSTTRIVNAAGKG; from the coding sequence GTGAGCAGCCTGGAGGCCGTCTGGACGCAGCCGTACGAGCGGCCGGGGGCGGCGGTCGTGACCGGCGTCTTCGACATTCTGCACGTGGGCCATGTGCGCTACCTGGGCGCGGTGGCGGCGCGCGGGCTGCCGCTGGTCGTGGGCGTCGAGGACGATCCGCGCGTGCGCGCATGGAAGGGGCCGAGCCGCCCGTTCAACCCATCGGCGGAGCGCGCCGAGGTCCTGGCCGCGCTCCGCTTCGTCACCGGCGTGTTCATCGTGACGGGGCCGCCGGAGATGCACGGGCCCGAGGACTACATCGACCTCCTGGCCCCGATGCGCCCGGCCGCCCTCGCCCACACGGCGGGCGACCCGCACGCCGGCGCGCGCGCGACGGCGGCGGCGATCCTGGGAGCGGAGTGCTGGGAGATGTCCGCCATCCCGGACCGCTCGACCACCCGCATCGTCAACGCGGCCGGCAAGGGCTGA
- the thrS gene encoding threonine--tRNA ligase → MNDHRRLGRELGIFDTDPLIGAGLPYWLPAGAAVRKAVEDYVHELERRNGYQHVNSPVLGKRELYERSGHWAHYAEDMFPPMPVGGEEFVLRPSLCPHHALIYRSRQRSHRELPLRVAELGGMYRSELSGVLGGLTRVRAIQLNDGHVFCAPEQAAAEVSAALDLIEAAHERLGIRAARYRLSLRGEGAKFVDDPAMWRRSESVLRDVLKHRGRPYDEEHGEGAFYGPKIDIQIADPAGRESTLSTVQVDYFQPERFDLRYVGGERPVMVHRSVVGGIERLVAHLVEVHGGAFPAWMAPVQAVVLPLSDAELPAAEELLRRCVVAGLRAELAPADRGSLGARIRAHRLVPYQLVVGPREVASGRAAVRLRDGSQAGEVPIEQLAAQSRPFG, encoded by the coding sequence ATGAACGACCACCGCAGGCTCGGCCGTGAGCTGGGCATCTTCGACACCGACCCGCTGATCGGCGCCGGCCTGCCCTACTGGCTGCCCGCCGGGGCGGCCGTGCGCAAGGCCGTCGAGGACTACGTGCACGAGCTCGAGCGCCGCAACGGCTACCAGCACGTCAACTCGCCCGTGCTGGGCAAACGCGAGCTGTACGAACGGTCGGGCCACTGGGCGCACTACGCCGAGGACATGTTCCCGCCGATGCCGGTGGGCGGGGAGGAGTTCGTGCTGCGGCCCAGCCTGTGCCCGCACCACGCGCTCATCTACCGCTCCCGGCAGCGCAGCCACCGCGAGCTGCCGCTGCGCGTCGCCGAGCTGGGCGGCATGTACCGCTCGGAGCTGTCGGGCGTGCTGGGCGGGCTGACCAGGGTGCGGGCCATCCAGCTCAACGACGGCCACGTGTTCTGCGCGCCGGAGCAGGCCGCCGCCGAGGTGTCGGCCGCGCTCGACCTGATCGAGGCGGCGCATGAGCGGCTCGGCATCCGGGCCGCCCGCTACCGGCTGTCGCTGCGCGGCGAGGGCGCGAAGTTCGTGGACGACCCCGCCATGTGGCGGCGCTCGGAGTCGGTGCTGCGGGACGTGCTCAAGCACCGCGGCCGCCCGTACGACGAGGAGCACGGCGAGGGCGCCTTCTACGGCCCGAAGATCGACATCCAGATCGCCGATCCGGCGGGCCGCGAGTCGACCCTGTCCACCGTCCAGGTCGACTACTTCCAGCCCGAGCGCTTCGACCTGCGCTACGTGGGCGGCGAGCGGCCCGTGATGGTGCACCGCAGCGTGGTCGGCGGCATCGAGCGCCTGGTCGCCCACCTTGTCGAGGTGCACGGCGGCGCCTTCCCCGCCTGGATGGCGCCCGTGCAGGCGGTGGTGCTGCCGCTGTCGGACGCCGAGCTGCCGGCCGCCGAGGAGCTGCTGCGCCGCTGCGTGGTGGCCGGGCTGCGGGCCGAGCTGGCGCCCGCCGACCGGGGCAGCCTCGGGGCCAGGATCAGGGCGCACCGGCTGGTGCCGTACCAGCTCGTGGTGGGGCCCCGCGAGGTGGCGAGCGGGCGGGCGGCGGTGCGGCTGCGCGACGGGAGCCAGGCGGGCGAGGTGCCGATCGAGCAGTTGGCCGCACAATCGCGACCGTTCGGCTGA
- a CDS encoding RNA polymerase sigma factor — protein MTAADGRNAASVGPSIEAVFREERGRLLASLVRRFGDLDLAEEVASEAIEAALVHWPADGVPPNPGAWLMTTARRRAVDRLRRDRTYAARLAILQVEADRAAPATPADSGGGELPDERLQLFFTCAHPALSAEDRVALTLRCLAGLTTPEVARAFLLPPATMAKRIVRAKKKIREARIPFRVPGADELPGRLPGVLQVIYSIFTEGYAASTGPDLQRLDLAEEAIRLARILRRLLPREREVAGLLALMLLVHARHAARIGADGELVLLDDQDRARWDRTMIEEGQGLVVVALTGGPPGLYGVQAAIAALHDEAAGLATTDWPQIVALYDVLLALAPSPVIALNRAVAVAMRDGAEAGLVLLDELAGEPRLRGYHPYATARGDLLHRLGRHRAAADAYRQALDWAGTEPERAHLRRRLAACESADLAGHEPLRDEGSRDGDD, from the coding sequence GTGACGGCGGCGGACGGGCGTAACGCGGCCTCGGTGGGGCCCTCCATCGAGGCGGTCTTCCGCGAGGAACGGGGACGGCTGCTGGCGTCCCTGGTGCGCCGCTTCGGCGACCTGGACCTGGCCGAGGAGGTCGCCTCGGAGGCCATCGAGGCGGCACTGGTGCACTGGCCGGCCGACGGCGTGCCACCGAACCCCGGCGCCTGGCTGATGACCACCGCCCGCCGCCGGGCCGTCGACCGGTTGCGCCGCGACCGCACGTACGCCGCCCGCCTGGCCATCCTCCAGGTGGAGGCCGACCGCGCGGCCCCCGCCACGCCCGCCGACAGCGGCGGCGGCGAGCTGCCGGACGAGCGTCTGCAGCTCTTCTTCACCTGCGCCCACCCCGCCCTGTCCGCCGAGGACCGGGTGGCGCTGACGCTGCGCTGCCTGGCCGGGCTGACCACGCCGGAGGTCGCGCGCGCCTTCCTCCTGCCGCCCGCCACCATGGCCAAGCGCATCGTCCGGGCCAAGAAGAAGATCCGCGAGGCGCGCATCCCGTTCCGCGTGCCGGGCGCCGACGAGCTGCCCGGCCGGCTGCCCGGCGTGCTCCAGGTGATCTACTCCATCTTCACCGAGGGGTACGCCGCCAGCACCGGCCCCGACCTCCAGCGGCTGGACCTGGCGGAGGAGGCCATCCGGCTGGCGCGCATCCTGCGCCGCCTGCTGCCCCGCGAGCGGGAGGTCGCCGGGCTGCTGGCCCTGATGCTGCTCGTGCACGCCCGCCACGCGGCCAGGATCGGCGCGGACGGCGAGCTGGTCCTGCTCGACGACCAGGACCGGGCCCGGTGGGACCGCACGATGATCGAGGAGGGCCAGGGCCTGGTGGTCGTCGCGCTCACCGGCGGCCCGCCCGGCCTGTACGGGGTGCAGGCCGCCATCGCCGCCCTGCACGACGAGGCCGCCGGCCTGGCCACCACCGACTGGCCGCAGATCGTGGCACTGTACGACGTGCTGCTCGCGCTCGCGCCGTCCCCGGTGATCGCGCTCAACCGGGCCGTGGCGGTCGCCATGCGCGACGGCGCGGAGGCCGGGCTGGTGCTGCTCGACGAGCTGGCCGGGGAGCCACGGCTGCGCGGCTACCACCCGTACGCGACGGCGCGCGGCGACCTGCTGCACAGGCTGGGCCGCCACCGCGCCGCCGCCGACGCCTACCGCCAGGCCCTCGACTGGGCGGGCACGGAGCCCGAGCGCGCCCACCTGCGCCGCCGGCTCGCGGCCTGCGAGTCCGCCGACCTCGCCGGCCACGAGCCACTCCGTGACGAAGGCTCACGAGACGGCGACGACTAG
- a CDS encoding phosphotransferase, whose translation MSHADLTPLVRQALDRPDAEVASCRVAPLAHVPGTPSTGSLRRVSGTTTCGRSWSFVVKSIHSVRHWPHLHLLPEAARDGFVAVFPWRIEADVYASGRRLPPGLRMPRLYLLDDLGDDRIDLWLEDVRTCGPARWDLTRYAAAARVLGRLAGMYPADGPGTGPGLRVYVVNRVMGSAVPALRDPSLWRHPLVAPHADPLLRMDLDTLAHRVPSMLDALDALPHTMAHGDASPENLLVPAARPDEFVAIDWGWQEPVPVGFDLGQLLVGRAHEGLLEPGELPAVHRTVQEAYALGLADEGRSAEGLAAGYVTSLVLRSAFTAIPVERLDEPVTPELAELFRKRVGLARFLADLGLGLPS comes from the coding sequence ATGTCGCACGCCGATCTCACCCCCTTGGTACGGCAGGCCCTGGACCGCCCCGACGCCGAGGTCGCCTCCTGCCGGGTGGCACCCCTCGCGCACGTGCCGGGCACCCCCTCCACCGGCTCCCTGCGCAGGGTCTCGGGCACGACGACCTGCGGCCGTTCGTGGTCGTTCGTGGTGAAGTCCATCCATTCGGTACGCCACTGGCCGCACCTGCACCTCCTCCCCGAGGCGGCCCGCGACGGCTTCGTCGCCGTCTTCCCGTGGCGGATCGAGGCCGACGTGTACGCCTCGGGCAGGCGGCTCCCGCCGGGGCTGCGCATGCCGCGCCTGTACCTGCTCGACGATCTCGGCGACGACCGGATCGACCTGTGGCTGGAGGACGTACGCACCTGCGGCCCGGCGCGGTGGGACCTGACCAGGTACGCGGCGGCGGCCCGCGTCCTCGGCAGGCTGGCCGGCATGTACCCGGCGGACGGGCCGGGCACCGGGCCTGGGCTGCGCGTCTACGTCGTCAACCGGGTCATGGGCTCCGCCGTCCCCGCGCTGCGCGACCCCTCCCTCTGGCGCCATCCGCTGGTCGCGCCGCACGCCGACCCGCTGCTGCGGATGGACCTGGACACGCTCGCCCACCGCGTCCCGAGCATGCTGGACGCTCTCGACGCCCTGCCGCACACCATGGCGCACGGCGACGCCAGCCCGGAGAATCTGCTCGTCCCGGCCGCCCGCCCGGACGAGTTCGTGGCCATCGACTGGGGATGGCAGGAGCCGGTGCCCGTCGGCTTCGACCTGGGCCAGCTCCTCGTCGGCCGGGCCCACGAGGGCCTGCTCGAACCGGGCGAGCTGCCCGCCGTCCACCGGACCGTCCAGGAGGCGTACGCGCTGGGCCTGGCCGACGAGGGCCGGTCGGCCGAGGGGCTGGCGGCCGGGTACGTCACCTCGCTCGTGCTGCGCAGCGCGTTCACCGCGATCCCGGTGGAACGGCTGGACGAGCCGGTCACGCCGGAGCTGGCCGAGCTGTTCCGCAAGCGCGTCGGGCTGGCCCGTTTCCTGGCCGACCTGGGTCTCGGGCTGCCTTCGTGA
- a CDS encoding helix-turn-helix transcriptional regulator, which produces MAQITVDVRHLQAFAEVGYQVAGTGGAHGAMAALRRVVALDAYEFVAYDPATGRHRSVVADGHPRIDSDAAEEYTGLEAYRRAMTTRAPVPMPEPGTELYFRRHLAPYGWRAGLTAPLFLDGGRYTGLLHLASKASFPQLTEALVAAVSPLLAHVTDLSRCVIDPVGLPPDFRAVAYDRLGTRREVPGHEVSAALWDDPAMAAYARAFIDSRELSRQGLWLGADGRWHEVRLLRAAVGFQGALQGAVAAERRCVLPYELTGREVDVLTRVAAGDSNPQIAAALVLSVRTVTTHLEHIFAKLGCDSRTRLTTKALAEGLCRLDL; this is translated from the coding sequence GTGGCCCAGATCACCGTGGACGTGCGCCATCTCCAGGCGTTCGCCGAGGTCGGCTACCAGGTGGCGGGCACCGGGGGCGCGCACGGGGCGATGGCGGCGCTGCGCCGCGTGGTCGCGCTCGACGCCTACGAGTTCGTCGCCTACGACCCGGCCACCGGGCGGCACCGCAGCGTGGTCGCCGACGGCCATCCGCGCATCGACAGCGACGCGGCCGAGGAGTACACCGGGCTGGAGGCGTACCGAAGGGCCATGACCACCCGCGCGCCGGTCCCCATGCCGGAGCCGGGCACCGAGCTGTACTTCCGCCGCCACCTGGCCCCCTACGGCTGGCGGGCCGGGCTGACGGCGCCGCTGTTCCTCGACGGGGGCCGTTACACGGGGTTGCTGCACCTGGCGTCCAAGGCCTCCTTCCCGCAGCTCACCGAGGCGCTGGTCGCGGCGGTCAGCCCGCTGCTCGCGCACGTGACCGACCTGAGCAGGTGCGTGATCGACCCGGTGGGCCTGCCGCCGGACTTCCGCGCCGTCGCCTACGACCGGCTCGGCACCCGCCGCGAGGTCCCGGGGCACGAGGTGTCGGCCGCGCTGTGGGACGACCCGGCGATGGCCGCGTACGCGCGGGCGTTCATCGACTCGCGGGAGCTGAGCAGGCAGGGGCTCTGGCTCGGCGCCGACGGGCGCTGGCACGAGGTGCGGCTGCTGCGGGCCGCGGTCGGGTTCCAGGGGGCGCTGCAGGGCGCCGTCGCGGCCGAGCGGCGCTGCGTGCTGCCGTACGAGCTGACGGGGCGGGAGGTGGACGTGCTGACCCGGGTGGCGGCGGGCGACTCCAATCCGCAGATCGCGGCGGCGCTGGTGCTCAGCGTGCGCACGGTCACCACGCACCTGGAGCACATCTTCGCCAAGCTGGGCTGCGACAGCCGCACCCGCCTGACCACCAAGGCTCTCGCCGAGGGCCTGTGCCGGCTGGACCTCTGA